One genomic window of Actinoalloteichus hoggarensis includes the following:
- a CDS encoding acyl-CoA desaturase produces MTSTLDAPTANEPNRSPKPVISGRRRDSAQFGIYVFVILPFIALFAAVPFAWGWGLSWVDVGLGAAFFIFSGLGITAGFHRYFTHGSFKAKRPLRIGLAIAGSMALQGPVITWVADHRRHHAFSDKEGDPHSPWMFGTSPVALAKGFWHAHMGWLFERDMTNSQRFTPDLLADPDIVRVQRQFGLWTIVSLVLPGVLGGLITWSFWGAFTAFFWAGLVRVGLLHHVTWSVNSICHMIGERPFQARDKSANFWPLAILSFGESWHNLHHADPTCARHGVQRGQIDITARLIWIFEKFGWATKVRWPTTQRLARISANEE; encoded by the coding sequence ATGACGAGCACGCTCGACGCCCCTACGGCGAACGAACCCAACCGATCACCCAAGCCGGTGATCTCCGGACGCAGGCGCGACTCCGCGCAGTTCGGCATCTACGTCTTCGTGATCCTGCCGTTCATCGCCCTGTTCGCCGCGGTGCCCTTCGCCTGGGGCTGGGGGCTGAGCTGGGTGGACGTCGGCCTCGGCGCGGCGTTCTTCATCTTCTCGGGCCTCGGCATCACCGCGGGATTCCACCGCTACTTCACCCACGGCTCGTTCAAGGCCAAGCGGCCGCTTCGGATCGGCCTGGCCATCGCGGGCAGCATGGCGCTGCAGGGCCCGGTGATCACCTGGGTCGCCGACCACCGCAGGCACCACGCCTTCTCCGACAAGGAGGGCGACCCGCATTCCCCGTGGATGTTCGGCACGTCCCCGGTGGCGCTGGCCAAGGGCTTCTGGCATGCCCACATGGGCTGGCTCTTCGAGCGCGACATGACCAACAGCCAGCGCTTCACGCCCGACCTGCTCGCCGACCCCGACATCGTCCGGGTGCAGCGGCAGTTCGGACTCTGGACCATCGTGAGCCTCGTGCTGCCCGGCGTCCTCGGCGGTCTGATCACCTGGTCCTTCTGGGGAGCCTTCACCGCGTTCTTCTGGGCCGGACTCGTCCGGGTCGGGCTGCTGCACCACGTGACCTGGTCGGTCAACTCGATCTGCCACATGATCGGCGAGCGTCCGTTCCAGGCCAGGGACAAGTCGGCGAACTTCTGGCCGCTGGCGATCCTGTCCTTCGGCGAGTCGTGGCACAACCTGCACCACGCCGACCCGACCTGCGCGCGGCACGGCGTCCAGCGCGGCCAGATCGACATCACCGCCCGGCTCATCTGGATCTTCGAGAAGTTCGGCTGGGCGACCAAGGTGCGCTGGCCCACCACGCAGCGGCTCGCCAGGATCTCGGCGAACGAGGAATGA
- a CDS encoding TetR/AcrR family transcriptional regulator, producing MTGKERRRQLLDVGRELFAEKGFEATSIEEIAHRAGVSKPVVYEHFGGKEGIYAVVVDREMELLLDRIVSALSAGHPKELLEQAACALLDYIQDSSDGFRILVRDSPVASATGTFSSLLNDIASQVEDIFGQQFGARGYDTALAALYSQALVGMVALTGQWWLEVRTPPKDEVAAHLVNLAWNGLSHLELHPGLHIRRD from the coding sequence ATGACGGGTAAGGAACGGCGGCGGCAGCTCCTGGACGTCGGTCGGGAGCTGTTCGCGGAGAAGGGCTTCGAGGCGACCTCCATCGAGGAGATCGCCCATCGGGCGGGCGTCAGCAAACCGGTCGTCTACGAGCACTTCGGCGGCAAGGAGGGCATCTACGCGGTCGTGGTCGACCGCGAGATGGAACTGCTGCTCGACCGCATCGTCTCGGCGCTCTCGGCGGGCCATCCGAAGGAACTGCTCGAACAGGCGGCATGCGCGCTGCTCGACTACATCCAGGACTCCAGCGACGGATTCCGCATCCTGGTGCGTGACTCGCCGGTCGCCAGCGCGACCGGCACCTTCTCCAGCCTGCTCAACGACATCGCCAGTCAGGTCGAGGACATCTTCGGCCAGCAGTTCGGCGCCAGGGGCTACGACACCGCCCTCGCCGCCCTCTACAGCCAGGCGCTCGTCGGCATGGTGGCGTTGACCGGCCAGTGGTGGCTGGAGGTGCGGACGCCGCCGAAGGACGAGGTCGCCGCGCACCTGGTGAACCTCGCCTGGAACGGCCTCTCCCATCTCGAACTGCACCCCGGCCTGCACATTCGCCGGGACTGA
- a CDS encoding Uma2 family endonuclease: protein MSSALSHRDDRYDLADWAGLDHDPDGPRIELIGGRLHVTPAPALGHQAFSDEIRRLVDDALWDQDRADLMVVSAIGVRLAPDMGFIPDLAVIRAPRDGATKVVAADVSLIVEIVSPRTRRQDRMSKPAAYAAAGVPFYWRVEPTVGEPPTVVCGELVDGGYVTRVIVDAGSPALVTCAPVPVRLDVDRLYSRVFRRGSGR, encoded by the coding sequence GTGAGCAGCGCTCTCTCGCATCGCGACGATCGGTACGATCTCGCCGACTGGGCCGGCCTGGACCATGATCCCGACGGCCCGAGGATCGAGTTGATCGGCGGCAGGCTGCACGTGACACCCGCTCCGGCGCTGGGCCATCAGGCGTTCAGCGACGAGATCAGACGTCTCGTCGACGACGCGCTCTGGGATCAGGACCGGGCCGACCTCATGGTGGTCAGCGCGATCGGCGTCCGACTGGCCCCCGACATGGGCTTCATCCCGGACCTCGCCGTCATCCGCGCTCCGCGGGACGGCGCGACGAAGGTCGTGGCCGCCGACGTCTCGCTCATCGTGGAGATCGTCTCGCCGCGCACCCGCAGGCAGGATCGGATGTCCAAGCCCGCCGCCTACGCGGCGGCAGGCGTGCCCTTCTACTGGCGGGTCGAGCCGACGGTGGGCGAACCGCCGACCGTCGTCTGCGGAGAACTCGTCGACGGCGGGTACGTGACGCGCGTGATCGTCGACGCGGGCAGTCCGGCGCTGGTGACCTGCGCCCCGGTGCCGGTGCGGCTCGACGTCGACCGCCTCTACTCCCGAGTCTTCCGCCGCGGCTCCGGCCGCTGA
- the mfd gene encoding transcription-repair coupling factor, with protein MSAPLAGLLTALLGSKPFQNLVDAGGSATVELGGPPALRTLVAAALAAERGADRPVLLVTATGREAEESAAVLGDLIGRDVVAELPSWETLPHERLSPRADTVGRRLAVLRRLAHPEPGSPDTGPLRVVVTTVRSLIQPLAPGLGDVAPVHLRVGEEHDFAEQVERLASLAYSRVDMVEKRGEFAVRGGILDVFPPTCEHPLRVEFWGDEVSEIRAFAVADQRSLPEPVAELLAPPCRELLITASVRARAEALAEDHRADAQLSEMLDKIAAGIPVEGMEALIPALCEGELALLPDLLPRSAHVLLADPEKIRGRAADLVRTGQEFLEASWMTAAGGGGAPIDLGASAYRDLDEVEQHTTASGRPWWTLSQLYLDAAGDADSAEADAETGLVAGEHALHLDIRPVEAYRGEVERAFADLRAHTAAGGAAVLVFPGAGTASRAAEQLRDADVPVRLITDGLPEAPAAGLVSIVRGTMEDGFIAADPLLVVLTEADLTGGRGGTSTRDMRRMPSRRRNAVDPLGLSAGDYVVHDKHGIGRYVEMSQRTVAGATREYLVLEYASSKRGQPGDRLFVPTDQLDEVSRYVGGELPTLNRLGGSDWAKTKTRARKAVKEIAAELVQLYAARQSAPGHAFGPDTPWQRELEDAFPYTETIDQLAAIDEVKGDMRRAVPMDRVICGDVGYGKTEIAVRAAFKAVQDGKQVVVLVPTTLLAQQHLSTFSERMRSFPVVVKGMSRFTDKTESDEVINGLAAGDVDVVIGTHRLLQTGIRYKDLGLVIVDEEQRFGVEHKEHIKALRTHVDVLTMSATPIPRTLEMSLAGIREMSTILTPPEERHPVLTYVGQYDEKQTAAAIRRELLRDGQVFYVHNRVSSIEKAAKRLRELVPEAKVVTAHGQMNEDRLEKVIQGFWEREFDVLVCTTIVETGLDISNANTLIVERGDMLGLAQLHQLRGRVGRARERGYAYFLYPPEKPLTETAHDRLATIAQNSELGSGMAVAMKDLEIRGAGNILGAEQSGHIAGVGFDLYVRLVGEAVAAFRKQTGSTSDGDVVEEPAEVRIDLPVTAHIPHDYVSGERLRLEAYRKIASAAGDSPLDSGERVAADAEALRAVRAELVDRYGPPPVEVDRLLAVSAFRQLCRRHGITEVTLQGNAVRFAPLELRDSQIVRLDRLYPKATYKPALRLVSLPRPTEGGAGGRIGAPPLRDEALLSWAEGFLAAMAGVPAPAAASAGNRS; from the coding sequence GTGTCCGCTCCGCTCGCCGGGCTGCTCACCGCCCTCCTGGGCAGCAAGCCCTTCCAGAACCTCGTCGACGCAGGCGGCTCGGCCACCGTCGAACTCGGCGGCCCGCCTGCGCTGCGGACCCTGGTCGCCGCGGCCCTGGCCGCCGAGCGGGGCGCCGACCGTCCGGTGCTGCTGGTCACCGCGACCGGCCGCGAGGCCGAGGAGAGCGCCGCCGTGCTCGGCGACCTGATCGGTCGCGACGTGGTCGCCGAACTGCCGTCCTGGGAGACGCTGCCACACGAACGCCTCTCGCCCCGGGCCGACACCGTGGGCCGCAGGCTCGCGGTCCTGCGCCGGCTCGCCCACCCCGAGCCGGGCTCGCCCGACACCGGACCGCTGCGGGTCGTCGTGACCACCGTCCGCAGCCTGATCCAGCCCTTGGCCCCCGGCCTCGGCGACGTCGCGCCCGTCCATCTGCGCGTCGGCGAGGAACACGACTTCGCCGAGCAGGTCGAGCGCCTCGCGAGCCTGGCCTACAGCCGGGTCGACATGGTGGAGAAGCGCGGCGAGTTCGCCGTGCGCGGCGGCATCCTGGACGTCTTCCCGCCCACCTGCGAGCACCCGTTGCGGGTGGAGTTCTGGGGCGACGAGGTATCCGAGATCCGCGCCTTCGCGGTCGCCGATCAGCGCTCGCTTCCCGAGCCGGTCGCCGAACTGCTCGCCCCGCCCTGCCGGGAGCTGCTGATCACCGCGTCCGTCCGGGCCCGCGCGGAGGCGCTCGCCGAGGACCATCGGGCCGACGCCCAGCTCTCCGAGATGCTGGACAAGATCGCGGCGGGCATTCCGGTGGAGGGCATGGAGGCGTTGATCCCCGCGCTCTGTGAGGGGGAGCTGGCGCTGCTGCCGGACCTCCTGCCGCGCTCCGCGCACGTCCTGCTGGCCGATCCGGAGAAGATCCGAGGGCGGGCCGCCGACCTCGTGCGCACCGGACAGGAGTTCCTGGAGGCCTCCTGGATGACGGCGGCGGGCGGCGGCGGGGCGCCCATCGACCTGGGCGCCTCCGCCTATCGCGACCTCGACGAGGTCGAGCAGCACACCACCGCCTCCGGCCGCCCCTGGTGGACGCTGAGCCAGCTGTATCTCGACGCCGCGGGCGACGCCGACTCGGCCGAGGCCGACGCCGAGACCGGCCTGGTCGCGGGGGAGCACGCCCTGCACCTGGACATCCGTCCCGTCGAGGCCTATCGCGGCGAGGTCGAGCGCGCGTTCGCGGACCTGCGTGCCCACACCGCGGCCGGCGGGGCGGCCGTGCTGGTGTTCCCCGGCGCCGGCACGGCCTCGCGCGCCGCCGAGCAGCTGCGGGACGCCGACGTCCCGGTCCGGCTGATCACCGACGGACTTCCGGAGGCACCGGCGGCCGGACTGGTCTCCATCGTGCGCGGCACCATGGAGGACGGCTTCATCGCGGCGGACCCGCTGCTCGTGGTGCTCACCGAGGCCGACCTGACCGGCGGCCGGGGCGGCACCTCCACGCGGGACATGCGGCGGATGCCGTCTCGACGGCGCAACGCCGTCGACCCGCTGGGCCTCAGCGCGGGCGACTACGTCGTCCACGACAAGCACGGCATCGGTCGTTATGTGGAGATGTCGCAGCGCACCGTGGCGGGCGCGACCCGCGAGTATCTGGTCCTGGAATACGCCTCCAGCAAGCGCGGACAGCCCGGTGACCGGCTGTTCGTGCCCACGGACCAGCTCGACGAGGTCTCCCGGTACGTGGGCGGGGAGCTGCCGACACTGAACCGCCTCGGCGGCTCCGACTGGGCCAAGACCAAGACACGGGCCCGCAAGGCCGTGAAGGAGATCGCCGCCGAGCTGGTCCAGCTCTACGCCGCCCGGCAGTCGGCCCCCGGCCATGCCTTCGGACCGGACACGCCCTGGCAGCGCGAGCTGGAGGACGCCTTTCCCTACACCGAGACCATCGACCAGCTCGCCGCGATCGACGAGGTCAAGGGGGACATGCGGCGCGCGGTGCCGATGGACCGGGTGATCTGCGGCGACGTCGGCTACGGCAAGACCGAGATCGCCGTGCGCGCCGCGTTCAAGGCGGTGCAGGACGGCAAACAGGTGGTCGTCCTGGTGCCCACGACGCTGCTCGCCCAACAACACCTCAGCACCTTCAGCGAGCGGATGCGCTCCTTCCCCGTCGTGGTGAAGGGGATGTCCCGCTTCACCGACAAGACGGAGTCCGACGAGGTGATCAACGGCCTCGCGGCCGGCGACGTGGACGTGGTGATCGGCACGCACCGGCTGTTGCAGACCGGCATCCGCTACAAGGACCTCGGGCTGGTGATCGTCGACGAGGAGCAGCGGTTCGGCGTCGAGCACAAGGAGCACATCAAGGCGCTGCGGACCCACGTCGACGTGCTCACCATGTCGGCGACGCCGATCCCGCGCACGCTGGAGATGAGCCTGGCGGGCATCAGGGAGATGTCGACCATCCTCACCCCGCCGGAGGAACGGCATCCCGTGCTGACCTATGTCGGCCAGTACGACGAGAAGCAGACGGCGGCGGCGATCCGCCGGGAGCTGCTGCGCGACGGCCAGGTCTTCTACGTGCACAACCGGGTGTCCTCGATCGAGAAGGCCGCCAAGCGGCTGCGGGAGCTGGTTCCGGAGGCGAAGGTCGTCACCGCGCACGGCCAGATGAACGAGGACCGGCTGGAGAAGGTCATCCAGGGCTTCTGGGAGCGGGAGTTCGACGTGCTGGTGTGCACGACGATCGTCGAGACCGGCTTGGACATCTCGAACGCCAACACTTTGATCGTCGAGCGCGGCGACATGCTGGGGCTGGCCCAGCTGCACCAGCTTCGCGGCCGGGTCGGGCGGGCACGGGAACGCGGGTACGCCTACTTCCTGTACCCGCCGGAGAAGCCGCTGACCGAGACCGCGCACGATCGGCTGGCGACCATCGCGCAGAACTCCGAGCTGGGTTCGGGCATGGCCGTGGCGATGAAGGACCTGGAGATCCGGGGCGCGGGCAACATCCTGGGCGCCGAGCAGTCCGGGCACATCGCGGGCGTCGGCTTCGACCTCTACGTCCGGCTCGTCGGCGAGGCCGTCGCGGCATTCCGGAAGCAGACCGGCTCGACCTCGGACGGCGACGTCGTGGAGGAGCCCGCCGAGGTGCGCATCGACCTGCCCGTCACCGCGCACATCCCCCACGACTACGTGTCGGGCGAGCGGCTGCGCCTGGAGGCGTACCGCAAGATCGCCTCGGCGGCGGGTGACTCGCCGCTGGACTCCGGGGAGCGCGTCGCCGCCGACGCCGAGGCGTTGCGCGCGGTCCGTGCCGAACTGGTCGACCGCTACGGGCCGCCGCCGGTGGAGGTGGACCGGCTGCTCGCCGTGTCGGCGTTCCGGCAGCTCTGCAGGCGTCACGGCATCACCGAGGTGACCTTGCAGGGCAACGCCGTCCGCTTCGCGCCGCTGGAGCTGCGAGACTCGCAGATCGTGCGGCTCGACCGCCTGTACCCGAAGGCGACGTACAAGCCCGCCCTGCGGCTCGTCTCGCTGCCCCGTCCCACCGAGGGCGGCGCGGGCGGCCGGATCGGGGCGCCGCCGCTGCGGGACGAGGCGCTGTTGTCCTGGGCGGAGGGTTTCCTGGCCGCGATGGCCGGAGTTCCGGCGCCGGCTGCCGCATCCGCGGGCAACCGTTCGTGA
- a CDS encoding SurA N-terminal domain-containing protein: MRTLPGRPVRLIVALSAVTGLLLTGCSTQPSRTGAAAIVGDHTVISLDDVQTRLDAIYEREPDLRTQLIQQGQVDDVSRSIVTLSVRHRLISEFAEQEGISVDDREVDAMIEQSGGAQAAVMGTPFTEESLRADVTDQLLLSQVGEEYLGRVRIVFDFVQATSREQAVDLAEQLAAEPDRVGEIIEESGGAGLPGGMGQPLTPAESPALAATALFGTAAGNVVAFETQPQSGQWMVAVIHEREIAEVSDPAAAGQADPSMTAQFGLRMLGAAAQDAQVEVNPRYGVWDPTTVQVAPSEGEAGGLIFPLAASAPRD; this comes from the coding sequence GTGAGGACTCTTCCGGGACGCCCCGTTCGGTTGATCGTTGCGCTCTCCGCGGTGACGGGCCTGCTGCTCACGGGTTGTTCGACCCAGCCGAGCAGGACCGGCGCGGCGGCGATCGTCGGTGATCACACGGTGATCTCACTGGACGACGTGCAGACCAGGCTCGACGCGATCTACGAGCGGGAGCCCGACCTGCGCACGCAGCTGATCCAGCAGGGCCAGGTCGACGACGTGTCACGCAGCATCGTCACCCTGTCGGTGCGGCACCGGCTGATCAGCGAGTTCGCCGAGCAGGAGGGCATCTCGGTCGACGACCGCGAGGTCGACGCGATGATCGAGCAGAGCGGCGGCGCGCAGGCCGCGGTGATGGGCACGCCCTTCACCGAGGAGAGCCTTCGCGCGGACGTCACCGACCAGCTGCTGCTGAGCCAGGTCGGCGAGGAGTACCTGGGACGGGTACGGATCGTCTTCGACTTCGTGCAGGCCACCAGCCGGGAGCAGGCCGTCGACCTGGCGGAACAGCTCGCCGCCGAGCCCGACCGCGTCGGCGAGATCATCGAGGAGAGCGGCGGGGCAGGCCTGCCCGGCGGCATGGGGCAGCCGCTGACCCCCGCCGAGAGCCCGGCACTGGCCGCGACGGCGTTGTTCGGCACCGCGGCGGGCAACGTGGTGGCCTTCGAGACCCAGCCGCAGAGCGGGCAGTGGATGGTCGCGGTGATCCACGAGCGCGAGATCGCGGAGGTCTCCGACCCGGCGGCCGCGGGCCAGGCGGACCCGTCGATGACCGCTCAGTTCGGCCTCCGGATGCTGGGCGCGGCCGCTCAGGACGCGCAGGTCGAGGTCAACCCCCGGTACGGCGTGTGGGACCCGACGACGGTGCAGGTGGCGCCGTCCGAGGGAGAGGCAGGCGGGCTGATCTTCCCGCTGGCCGCGTCCGCGCCGCGCGACTGA
- a CDS encoding MazG family protein codes for MTTTSTTAPDVTSSLFAGTTVVLITPRLGAVLPAAALPSLRAAAEVYADPGLPGPTREELAAAASPAIEELTEHARRAAIVLITDDLGSAPARALVDAGAPVVAGVEPPGARLLDAVDVMDRLRSPGGCPWDAEQTHLSLRQYLVEEAYELLEALEDEDRPALREELGDVLLQVLFHARIAAEDPSEPFDVDAVAADLVAKLVGRHPHVFAGTDDEVVDAVTQQGRWEELKQVEKQRTSSIDGVAFGQPAVALAAKLGQRTGRARLPDDLLPSGESVGERLFRAAVLARRERVDPEGAIRSAAREFAARVRAAEDSARAAGLDPAGLTVTDWRRHWPADA; via the coding sequence ATGACGACGACGTCCACGACGGCACCCGACGTGACCTCGAGCCTCTTCGCGGGCACCACCGTGGTGCTCATCACGCCGCGGCTCGGGGCGGTGCTGCCCGCCGCCGCCCTGCCGTCGTTGCGTGCCGCCGCCGAGGTGTACGCAGATCCCGGACTGCCGGGACCGACGCGAGAAGAGCTGGCCGCGGCTGCCTCGCCTGCGATCGAGGAACTGACGGAACACGCCCGCCGTGCGGCGATCGTGCTGATCACCGACGATCTCGGGTCCGCACCCGCCAGGGCGCTGGTCGACGCGGGCGCCCCGGTCGTCGCCGGTGTCGAGCCGCCCGGCGCGCGGCTGCTCGACGCGGTCGACGTGATGGACCGTCTACGGTCGCCCGGCGGCTGCCCGTGGGACGCCGAGCAGACCCATCTGTCGCTGCGCCAGTACCTCGTCGAGGAGGCCTACGAACTGCTGGAGGCGCTGGAGGACGAGGACCGGCCCGCGTTGCGGGAGGAACTCGGCGACGTCCTGCTCCAAGTGCTCTTCCACGCCAGGATCGCGGCCGAGGACCCGAGCGAGCCCTTCGACGTGGACGCCGTGGCGGCCGACCTGGTCGCCAAGCTCGTCGGGAGGCATCCGCACGTCTTCGCGGGCACCGATGACGAGGTGGTGGACGCCGTGACTCAGCAGGGCCGGTGGGAAGAGCTGAAGCAGGTCGAGAAGCAGCGCACGTCCAGCATCGACGGCGTCGCCTTCGGCCAGCCCGCCGTCGCTCTGGCGGCGAAGCTCGGCCAGCGCACCGGCCGGGCGCGACTGCCCGACGACCTGCTGCCCTCGGGCGAGTCCGTCGGCGAGCGGCTGTTCCGTGCCGCCGTGCTCGCTCGGCGTGAGCGCGTCGATCCCGAGGGCGCGATACGGTCGGCCGCCCGCGAGTTCGCCGCGCGGGTGCGTGCGGCGGAGGACTCGGCCAGGGCCGCCGGGCTCGATCCCGCCGGGTTGACCGTGACGGACTGGCGGAGGCACTGGCCCGCCGACGCCTGA